A segment of the Acidimicrobiales bacterium genome:
ACCCTCTCGCACCAGCGCCGACCGGAGTGCCTCGGTCGCCTCGTCCCACGCCGCGTCGTCGCCGATCGACTTCTCCACGGGTCGGGTCGACAGGTTGGCCTCGAACTCGTCGAAGCCGAAGGCGCGCAGCACCGACAGCACGAACCCGAGCAGGCTGGCGACCTCGTCGACGGCCTGGTCGGGGGTGCAGAAGATGTGGCTGTCGTCCTGGGTGAACCCCCGCATGCGCATGAGCCCGTGGAGGGTGCCGGACCGCTCGTACCGGTAGACGGTGCCGAGCTCGAACAGGCGCACCGGGAGGTCGCGGTAGCTGCGCTGGCTCGACTTGTAGACCATCACGTGGAACGGGCAGTTCATCGGCTTCGGGTAGTACTGCCCGTTGTCCATCTCCATGGGCGGGTACATGGCGTCGGCGTAGAAGTCGAGGTGCCCGCTCGTCTCCCACAGCCCCGCCCGGGCGATGTGGGGCGAGAAGACGAACTCGTAGCCGCCCCGCTCGTGGCGCTCGCGGCTGTAGTCCTCCATGAGCTTGCGCACCAGGGCACCCTTGGGGTGCCACACGGCCAGCCCGCCGCCGACCTCGTCCGGCCACGAGAGCAGGTCGAGCTCGACGGCGAGCTTGCGGTGATCGCGCTTCTCGGCCTCCTCGAGGCGGTGGAGGTGCTCGGCCAGCGCCTCGGCCGACTCCCACGCCGTGCCGTAGATCCGCTGGAGCATCGGGTTGCGCTCGTCGCCCCGCCAGTACGCACCGGCCACCTTCATGAGCTTGAAGTGGCCCAGCCGGCCGGTGGACGGGACGTGGGGACCCCGGCAGAGGTCGACGAACTCGGGCGTGTTCCGGTAGACGCTCACCGCACCGCCGGCCGCACCCTCGGCCACGTCGACGCCCTCGATGATCGCCCGCTTGTAGGGCTGGTCGGCGAAGAGCTCGAGCCCCTCCTCCTGGTTGAGCTCGCTCCGGACGAAGGGCTGGTCGTCGGCGACGATCTCGCGCATCTTGGCCTCGATGCGTTCGAGGTCGTCGTCGGTGAAGGTGCCGCCGCCGGGCAGCTCGAAGTCGTAGTAGAAGCCGTGCTCGATCGGCGGACCGATGGCGAAGCGGGCACCGGGGAAGAGCGCCAGCACGGCCTGGGCCAGCACGTGCGCGGTCGAGTGCCGCAGCACGTGGCGGCCCGGCTCCGAGCCGGCGGTGACGATGGCCGCCGACGCGCCCTCGGGCAGCGGGGCCCCCAGGTCGCGCTCGACCCCGTCGACCACCACCGCGACCGCGTCGCGAGCCAGGCGGGGCCCGATCGCGGCGGCCAGGTCGGCTCCTGTGGCGCCGTCGGGCAGGGAGCGCGCGGAGCCGTCGGGGAGCGTGACAGTGATCTGGTCGGCCATCGCCGGCGAGCCTACCGGCCGCCCGGACGCTCCCCGGAGCAGTTCGGGCGTCGGGACCGGACCGCGGCCTCGGCTCAGGCGAAGGCGGCGGCGATCACCGCCGGGCCCTCGACCGGCCCCGGCAGCCTGGCCACGTCGGTGGGCAGGTTCTCCGACGTCTTGGTGGCGTACGCGTCGACGTACTCCTGGCCCGAGAGCTCGCGGATCTCGAACATCACCTCGTCGGTGATGCTGCGGAGGACGAGCCGATCGCTCGCCCGGTCGAGGTAGCGCGTGACCTTGATGGGCCGGCCGATCCGGATCTGGGCAGCCAGGAACGGCCGGGGCACCAGGGCGTCGGGCGGCTGGATCTCGCGCGTGCCGCGGATCCCCACCGGGTAGATGGGGCAGCCGGCCCGCAGGGCCAGGCGGGCCACGCCGGTGTGGCCCTTGTGGAGCACCCCGTCGCGCGAGCGGGTGCCCTCGGGGAAGATCCCGAACAGCTCGCCGCGGTCGAGCACCCCCTGGGCCGCGCTGAGCGCGCCCTCGCTGGCCTCGCCACCGGACCGGTCGATGGGGATCATCCCCATGGCCGGGAACAGGTGCTTCGTCTTCCACGAGTCCATGTACTCGGCCTTGCCGACGAACGTGATGCGGCGGGGAAGGGTGAGCATCAGGAACGCCGAGTCGAGGAACGAGACGTGGTTCGGGGCGAGGATCGCCGGCCCGGTCGCCGGCAGGCGGTCGAGGCCCTCGACGTGGATGCGCCACAGGAACTTGCGGACGGGCCCGAGGACGCGCCGGCCCACGTCCTGCAGGTGTCCAGGTTCTCGCTGCGGCATCGCGGCCCCCGCTCGTGGTCGATGTCTCCCCACCCAGGTTACGTGGTGACGAACGTCACGGTGGCGCGGCCGGCTGGGGGAGGGGTCAGGCCCGTCGGGGTGCGTGGCCGACCGGGCGGTCGAGGCGCACCCCCAGCAGCGCCGCCGCGGCCGACACACCGTGTCCGGCCG
Coding sequences within it:
- the thrS gene encoding threonine--tRNA ligase translates to MADQITVTLPDGSARSLPDGATGADLAAAIGPRLARDAVAVVVDGVERDLGAPLPEGASAAIVTAGSEPGRHVLRHSTAHVLAQAVLALFPGARFAIGPPIEHGFYYDFELPGGGTFTDDDLERIEAKMREIVADDQPFVRSELNQEEGLELFADQPYKRAIIEGVDVAEGAAGGAVSVYRNTPEFVDLCRGPHVPSTGRLGHFKLMKVAGAYWRGDERNPMLQRIYGTAWESAEALAEHLHRLEEAEKRDHRKLAVELDLLSWPDEVGGGLAVWHPKGALVRKLMEDYSRERHERGGYEFVFSPHIARAGLWETSGHLDFYADAMYPPMEMDNGQYYPKPMNCPFHVMVYKSSQRSYRDLPVRLFELGTVYRYERSGTLHGLMRMRGFTQDDSHIFCTPDQAVDEVASLLGFVLSVLRAFGFDEFEANLSTRPVEKSIGDDAAWDEATEALRSALVREGLPFELDEGGGAFYGPKIDVKVRDAIGRRWQLSTIQYDFNLPERFDIEYVGADNARHRPIMIHRALFGSLERFFGVLVEHFAGAFPAWLAPVQVRLLPVRDDHHTYAARLVDRLRAEGFRADYVDAGEPLGTRIRRAKLAKLPYVLVVGDEDVAEGTVGVNPRVGDVERGVRVDDFIEHLRADVLAHTT
- a CDS encoding 1-acyl-sn-glycerol-3-phosphate acyltransferase, translated to MPQREPGHLQDVGRRVLGPVRKFLWRIHVEGLDRLPATGPAILAPNHVSFLDSAFLMLTLPRRITFVGKAEYMDSWKTKHLFPAMGMIPIDRSGGEASEGALSAAQGVLDRGELFGIFPEGTRSRDGVLHKGHTGVARLALRAGCPIYPVGIRGTREIQPPDALVPRPFLAAQIRIGRPIKVTRYLDRASDRLVLRSITDEVMFEIRELSGQEYVDAYATKTSENLPTDVARLPGPVEGPAVIAAAFA